A genomic stretch from Chitinophaga agri includes:
- a CDS encoding sensor histidine kinase — protein MDDKIFYITIFISLLIAVIILFFVISIVLYHRRYIQLQRERIVAEITILENERKRIAADLHDSMGPLLSTIKLNIHSIEVTDERDHQVIARSSGYIDEVIKELRQISHNLLPATLERKGLTEALHEFIRQLSGKQSLDIKFHTSGKIDIAPEKEIHIFRIIQEITHNTLKHAKATQLQIVLTRENGFYLVLVKENGVGFDVKKARTESAGLGMKSLAIRTDILRGSLHINSAPGQGTNYFVKIPVG, from the coding sequence ATGGACGATAAAATATTCTATATAACCATATTTATTTCACTGCTGATAGCCGTTATCATTCTTTTCTTTGTTATATCTATTGTGCTGTATCATCGCCGTTACATACAGTTGCAGCGTGAGCGTATCGTAGCAGAGATCACCATCCTTGAAAATGAAAGAAAAAGAATAGCGGCGGATCTGCACGATAGTATGGGGCCACTCCTGTCTACTATCAAGCTGAATATTCACAGTATTGAAGTGACAGATGAGCGTGACCATCAGGTCATCGCCCGTTCTTCCGGTTACATAGATGAAGTCATAAAGGAACTAAGGCAGATCTCTCATAACCTGTTGCCAGCCACATTGGAACGAAAAGGATTAACAGAAGCACTACATGAATTTATACGCCAGCTTTCAGGAAAACAGTCGCTTGACATCAAGTTTCACACGTCAGGCAAGATCGACATTGCTCCCGAAAAAGAGATCCACATCTTCCGTATCATCCAGGAGATCACCCATAATACGCTGAAACATGCGAAAGCCACACAACTACAGATCGTACTAACGAGGGAGAACGGCTTCTACCTGGTGCTGGTGAAGGAAAACGGAGTCGGATTTGATGTAAAAAAAGCCAGAACAGAGTCTGCCGGACTTGGTATGAAAAGTCTGGCTATCCGCACAGACATACTCCGTGGCTCCCTGCATATTAATTCTGCACCAGGCCAGGGTACTAACTATTTCGTAAAAATACCGGTGGGATAA
- a CDS encoding MarR family winged helix-turn-helix transcriptional regulator: MEKTSGFSPEQQLTSLDARLLLSLQRLSDMLKAMQWEQARILGITPLQLQILLFTGHHTAEVNKVAYIATELQLSRPTVSDAAAALVSKGFLRIEEDMRDRRSYSFLLTDTGHEVLAKAEQYTGELDAILQKRPLQEKSGLYQSLVTIIAGLYDKDKGGMQRMCYSCAHYDGNKKRQHACRLLKKKLLSSELQIDCLHHSSLTTSVNNAAPTENGPLL; the protein is encoded by the coding sequence ATGGAAAAAACATCAGGATTCAGTCCTGAGCAGCAATTAACATCTCTCGATGCGAGACTGTTATTATCGTTACAGCGGCTCAGTGACATGCTCAAGGCAATGCAGTGGGAACAGGCCAGGATCCTGGGCATTACACCTTTACAGCTTCAGATACTATTATTCACCGGTCACCATACAGCAGAAGTCAATAAAGTGGCCTATATAGCAACAGAATTACAGTTGAGTCGTCCGACTGTCAGTGATGCAGCTGCTGCACTTGTCAGTAAAGGATTTCTCCGGATAGAAGAAGATATGAGGGACCGGCGTAGCTACTCCTTTCTGCTGACAGATACAGGGCACGAGGTGCTCGCAAAGGCAGAGCAATATACCGGGGAACTGGATGCGATTCTGCAAAAAAGACCTTTGCAGGAGAAGAGTGGTTTATATCAGTCTTTGGTGACTATTATCGCCGGACTATATGATAAGGATAAAGGTGGTATGCAGCGTATGTGCTACAGCTGCGCCCATTATGACGGTAATAAAAAAAGGCAGCACGCATGCCGCCTTTTAAAGAAAAAATTATTGTCATCTGAACTGCAGATCGATTGTTTACATCACTCCAGTTTGACCACGTCAGTTAATAACGCAGCACCAACTGAGAACGGTCCTCTCTTATAA
- a CDS encoding aminotransferase-like domain-containing protein, giving the protein MKSYRHVQIQLSFNSKEPIYQQIKAYIINEIVRGRLLPGALLPGSRVLAQQLKVNRNTVMLVYDQLISAGWLTSHYKSGTRVSDSMPSGHAGTAGRETAAKPALQIPFRHVNISIPPANPTGDYDIAFDDGLPDLKLIPVTEITRECRRLVQQDDQRTIYNNNSDRGNEYLLQEINAMLNNDRGLAVTTENICITQGVQMALYLTAQTLLTTGDHIAVEHPGYQPAWQAFTMAGAQLHYIHSDQQGINLEELERCCQQTPLKALYITPHHQYPTTSTLSVEKRQQLLALSEQYNFMIIEDDYDHEYHFDTHYIPLAGMPHADNVIYIGSVMHTLPISFVCGPAAFIRSLAAYRSIVNREGDPVLQQAVANLMVAGDIRKHIHNTRYVYMKRLELAHSIIHSVFAGQAYYTRPQGGLAIWLQLYKQVEPEQLLQKVQSAGVNVVNPLSYYNPMFSHAPGLRLGYASMNETGIIKGLGKLAKVIQQL; this is encoded by the coding sequence ATGAAGAGTTACAGGCATGTGCAGATCCAGCTGTCGTTTAACAGCAAAGAGCCAATATACCAACAGATAAAAGCGTATATAATCAACGAGATAGTGCGAGGCAGATTGCTTCCGGGGGCCTTACTGCCAGGTTCCCGTGTACTGGCTCAACAACTGAAAGTCAACAGGAATACTGTCATGCTTGTGTATGATCAGCTTATTTCGGCCGGCTGGCTGACCTCTCATTATAAAAGTGGGACCCGCGTCAGTGATAGTATGCCCTCCGGGCATGCCGGAACAGCCGGACGGGAGACGGCCGCCAAACCGGCCTTACAGATCCCGTTTCGTCATGTAAATATATCAATCCCCCCTGCTAATCCGACCGGCGACTATGATATTGCGTTTGATGATGGCTTACCAGATCTGAAGCTGATCCCGGTTACTGAAATCACCCGGGAGTGCCGCAGACTGGTACAGCAGGACGACCAGCGTACTATTTACAATAATAACAGTGACCGGGGCAATGAGTATCTGTTACAGGAGATCAATGCGATGCTGAACAATGACCGGGGACTGGCCGTTACGACGGAGAACATCTGTATCACCCAGGGTGTACAGATGGCCTTATACCTGACGGCGCAAACGCTGCTGACTACTGGTGATCATATTGCGGTTGAACATCCTGGTTATCAGCCTGCCTGGCAGGCCTTTACCATGGCGGGAGCTCAATTGCATTATATTCATTCAGATCAGCAGGGGATCAACCTGGAGGAACTGGAACGATGTTGCCAGCAAACTCCGTTGAAGGCGTTATATATAACACCGCATCATCAGTATCCGACAACAAGCACGCTCTCTGTAGAGAAACGGCAACAGTTATTAGCATTAAGCGAGCAATATAATTTCATGATCATAGAAGATGATTATGACCATGAATATCATTTTGACACACATTATATTCCACTGGCAGGTATGCCACATGCAGATAATGTTATCTATATAGGCTCAGTCATGCATACATTACCTATCAGCTTTGTATGTGGACCTGCGGCCTTTATCCGGTCGCTTGCGGCTTACCGTAGTATAGTGAACAGAGAGGGGGATCCGGTATTACAGCAGGCGGTGGCAAATCTGATGGTTGCTGGCGATATCAGAAAGCATATTCATAATACCCGGTACGTATATATGAAACGGCTGGAACTGGCACATAGTATCATCCATTCCGTGTTTGCAGGACAGGCATACTATACACGTCCACAGGGCGGCCTGGCCATATGGTTGCAGTTATATAAACAGGTGGAACCGGAACAGTTGCTACAGAAAGTACAGTCGGCGGGGGTTAACGTGGTAAATCCATTGAGCTACTATAATCCTATGTTTAGTCATGCGCCCGGCCTGAGACTTGGTTATGCCTCTATGAATGAAACCGGGATCATTAAAGGACTGGGAAAGCTGGCCAAAGTGATCCAGCAGTTATAA
- a CDS encoding ArsR/SmtB family transcription factor, with the protein MDAVTIEKAANAIADKHRLSIILAASRQSAIQCCEITELTGLSQPTVSHHIKILVDSGILIYDKTGRNVQLTINKEMMKHLSTFFGQLS; encoded by the coding sequence ATGGACGCAGTCACGATAGAGAAAGCAGCAAACGCAATAGCTGATAAGCACCGGTTATCCATTATACTGGCCGCATCCCGGCAATCTGCTATCCAATGCTGTGAGATCACAGAGCTGACCGGTTTGTCTCAACCTACTGTATCTCATCATATTAAGATCCTGGTAGACAGTGGAATACTGATTTATGACAAAACCGGCCGGAATGTTCAGTTAACCATTAATAAGGAGATGATGAAGCATCTCTCCACTTTCTTCGGCCAGTTAAGCTGA
- a CDS encoding TetR/AcrR family transcriptional regulator produces the protein MAQEKNTEELIIEAARKIFVKRGLAGARMQDIADEAGINKAMLHYYYRSKEKLFEIVFNEAFSSVVSALGQILEGQMPIEDKIRKVIDNYINGIAEVPYLPIFILNEINQQPEIMVKRLSSQAAFPSILAFMKEVIEAGKNGTIKNVSPIQLFLNIISLCIFPFVARPLVQGIFQQDNIQFDLLIQERKQMVADVILAWLKP, from the coding sequence ATGGCACAGGAAAAAAATACAGAGGAGCTGATCATAGAAGCGGCCAGAAAGATATTTGTCAAACGTGGGCTGGCAGGTGCCCGGATGCAGGATATCGCAGACGAAGCCGGGATTAATAAGGCAATGTTGCACTATTACTACCGTAGCAAGGAAAAGCTGTTTGAGATCGTATTTAATGAGGCATTTTCCAGCGTAGTAAGCGCCCTGGGGCAAATACTTGAAGGACAGATGCCTATAGAAGATAAGATCAGGAAGGTGATAGACAATTATATAAATGGGATCGCGGAAGTGCCTTATCTGCCAATATTTATACTGAATGAGATCAATCAACAGCCTGAGATCATGGTTAAACGCCTTAGTTCACAGGCCGCATTTCCCAGTATCCTGGCATTCATGAAAGAAGTGATCGAAGCCGGTAAGAATGGTACAATTAAGAACGTCAGTCCTATCCAGCTCTTTCTGAATATTATATCACTCTGCATATTTCCGTTTGTGGCCCGGCCATTGGTACAGGGAATATTTCAGCAGGATAATATCCAGTTCGATCTGCTGATACAGGAGCGAAAGCAAATGGTGGCAGATGTCATCCTTGCCTGGTTGAAGCCTTAA
- a CDS encoding TolC family protein, whose translation MMKYLVWAIACCSIPAMAQTSLTLENCYQLAQKNYPLIKQRELITKAGSYTVANAAKGYLPQLTFTGQATYQSQVVEIAFPGAPQLSKDQYKVQAEVSQTLFDGGNVHYQKELSRANTAIQQQQLEVNLYNVKDRISQLFFGILLIDEQLRQNQLRREDIASGAHKTAGAVNNGTSLRSHLDELKAELLNADQLRIQLNANRTAYLQMLALFINQPLDERTVLIKPEQVNLSPEIRRPELALYDYQQRSFTIREKQLKVNYLPKISAFVQGSYGRPTLNFVGNDFGFYGLGGIRFNWALGSLYTNKNSKQLLHISRQDVEVQKETFLFNTRLTMTSQQAQAAQYNDLIQKDQEIIDLRSSVKKAAMAQLENGVITSHDYISQVNAENQARLALALHDIQLLQIQYNHKNTSGN comes from the coding sequence ATGATGAAGTATCTCGTATGGGCCATCGCATGCTGCAGTATCCCTGCTATGGCGCAAACCTCCCTGACGCTGGAAAACTGTTACCAGCTGGCACAAAAGAACTATCCGCTTATCAAACAACGCGAACTGATCACTAAAGCAGGTAGCTATACGGTAGCTAATGCGGCCAAAGGTTATTTGCCACAGCTCACCTTTACCGGACAGGCCACTTACCAGTCGCAGGTGGTTGAAATCGCATTTCCTGGCGCGCCACAACTGAGTAAAGATCAGTATAAAGTGCAGGCCGAAGTTTCCCAGACGCTTTTTGATGGCGGCAATGTCCACTACCAGAAAGAACTGAGTAGGGCGAATACAGCCATCCAGCAACAACAGCTGGAAGTTAACCTGTACAATGTGAAAGACCGCATTAGCCAGTTGTTCTTCGGCATTCTGCTCATTGATGAGCAGCTCCGCCAGAACCAGTTGAGAAGAGAGGATATCGCCAGTGGCGCACACAAAACAGCCGGTGCGGTCAACAACGGAACGTCACTACGTAGCCACCTCGATGAACTAAAAGCGGAACTATTGAATGCGGACCAGTTACGTATACAACTCAACGCTAATCGTACTGCGTATTTACAGATGCTGGCACTGTTTATCAATCAGCCACTGGATGAACGGACTGTCCTGATAAAACCTGAACAGGTGAATTTATCACCCGAAATACGTCGTCCTGAGCTGGCATTGTACGATTATCAACAGCGAAGCTTTACCATCCGGGAAAAGCAACTGAAGGTAAATTATCTGCCGAAAATCAGTGCGTTCGTACAGGGGAGTTACGGCAGGCCTACACTCAACTTTGTAGGTAATGATTTCGGGTTTTACGGACTGGGTGGTATCCGCTTTAACTGGGCACTGGGTAGCTTATATACTAATAAGAACAGTAAGCAGTTGTTGCACATCAGCCGTCAGGATGTGGAAGTACAGAAAGAGACCTTTCTGTTCAACACCCGGCTGACAATGACCAGTCAACAGGCACAGGCCGCTCAATACAATGATCTAATCCAGAAAGACCAGGAGATCATCGATCTGCGTTCTTCCGTGAAAAAGGCGGCCATGGCTCAGCTGGAAAACGGCGTGATCACCTCACATGACTATATCAGTCAGGTGAATGCTGAAAATCAGGCCAGACTCGCACTTGCGCTGCACGATATACAATTGCTGCAGATACAATACAATCACAAAAACACATCCGGTAACTAA
- a CDS encoding HlyD family secretion protein: MKYLSLPVLFCCLAACSSGDTASDASGNFEADEVIVSAQQNGQLLSFTAKEGDTLAKDAIVGKINVNGISLQKEQAEATIDALKEKTTDPSPQLALVRKQLAVQEAQLTQLVHEQQRTENLVKADAATPKQLDDINAAVDQMQKQIQATRQQLTVSETNIANQNRSILSERSPLEKSLARYDDEISKGIIVNPVKGTVLARYALQGEMTVVGKALYKIADTDTLLLKAYITGKQLPEIKLGQSVKVLIDAGDKAYKTYPGVISYISGKSEFTPKTIQTKEERANLVYAIKIRVPNDGYLKIGMFALTQFH; the protein is encoded by the coding sequence ATGAAATACTTATCTCTTCCTGTGCTCTTCTGTTGCCTGGCAGCCTGCTCTTCAGGAGACACGGCCTCCGATGCTTCCGGTAATTTTGAAGCGGACGAAGTAATTGTTTCCGCTCAGCAGAACGGGCAACTATTGTCTTTTACTGCGAAAGAAGGAGATACGCTTGCGAAAGATGCTATTGTCGGAAAAATAAATGTCAATGGGATCTCCCTTCAGAAAGAACAGGCAGAAGCGACTATTGATGCATTAAAGGAAAAAACGACTGATCCGTCACCACAATTGGCCCTCGTCAGAAAGCAACTGGCGGTACAGGAAGCGCAGCTGACGCAGTTAGTGCATGAACAGCAACGTACAGAGAATCTTGTAAAAGCCGATGCAGCAACACCTAAACAGCTGGATGATATCAATGCGGCTGTTGATCAGATGCAAAAACAGATCCAGGCGACCCGCCAGCAACTGACCGTCAGCGAGACTAACATTGCTAACCAGAACAGAAGTATTCTGAGTGAAAGATCCCCGCTGGAGAAGTCGCTGGCCAGATACGATGATGAGATCAGTAAGGGGATCATTGTGAACCCGGTAAAGGGAACGGTACTCGCCAGGTATGCCCTGCAGGGAGAAATGACGGTGGTCGGTAAAGCGCTGTATAAGATCGCGGATACGGACACGCTGTTACTGAAGGCCTATATCACGGGTAAACAACTGCCGGAAATCAAACTCGGTCAGTCCGTAAAGGTGCTGATCGATGCTGGCGACAAAGCATATAAGACATATCCAGGCGTGATCTCCTATATATCTGGTAAGTCGGAGTTTACACCTAAAACTATCCAGACAAAAGAGGAACGCGCTAATCTTGTATACGCCATCAAAATACGCGTTCCTAATGATGGATACCTGAAAATAGGCATGTTCGCACTTACCCAATTCCACTGA